The genomic window CgaattgttttcttttcatctttcttCTACTGTATACAATATCTTGAGAATCGTTACGGAGTGATTTTAGTACTTCGTTCGTTTCAACAGGTTCATTATCTTGATCTGCGTTGTTTTGCGCTTGGCTTACTGACTCCTCTTCCAATTCAGGCAGCTCTTGAGTTACCTCTGCTTCACTTAATGCTAGGTTATCTTGTATATCTTGATCTGTATAATTGAGGTTTCCATTAGAGTCCTTGTACGAATATGGTTTGCTTGAtacttgaagaaaaaatcttCTCGAAGCTTCTGTCTGCAGATTTTGAGattcttgttcattatttgatgCTTGTGATACTTGATGTTGCTGTTGCATCTCCGGGTCTGTTTGTTCAAATGTTGCAGTATAAATATCATTCATAGAAGGTGAACTAGTTTCAGCAACTTCGATCGTTGGTTCCAACCTGTTGTTGTCCCCCATAGGAGGCTGGGTTTCTGGCAACGTCGTATTCGTAGCAGTAGAAGATGGTTTAGAGATTATTTCTTGAGTTGAGGAGGAATTGGTGTTCTCAATGATTGGAAGGGtcgatattattgaatctCGAATGGGATTATTTTGGAGGGTTGGAGAATAAATCAACTGTGTTTCCACTTCTTCGTGTAATGGTTGGATGTTTTCAGTAGGTAGCACCGTTTGGGttgaatcaaaattatttaacGCTTTAGATTGTCCATTCCTAATGATTTGTGTGGATTTATTACTGTTAAATTCAGATTGTTCTTCAGGACGAAACACCCATTTATTAGATAAACTGGCATCTGTAGTATCATTAATGCGTGAATAATCACTGGTATTTGGATCATCCTGGATTTTACTAGTTGAAAAGTCGTGTCgtatttcttcatcatcaccttcattttctccttcttcctctttttcttttactACTTGCAAACTACAATCATTTTCGATGTCCACTACCTCTCCGGGGTTTGAAAATACAATCATTGGTTTTGAGTTGCTTTCCGAAGTAGGATGTATCAGATCTTCTGCTATCGTTAGAGTGTCAGCATGGTTTACAGGGCTATTGTTAACCGATTctacaatatttttcttttcggTTTGGATGTCTTCATTATATGTTTTTGCTTCATTTTCCATACCATTAATTGAGATTagattttcattttccttttgaaGCAAATTAATTTGTGCCTTTaacaattcattattttctatattaTCCAAATGTTTTAAAGACGGTATTCTATTACTTGATAGTAAACTTATAGATTTCCGTTGTGATGGTGGGGTATCTTCTAGTTGGAAATTTAAATTCGGAGGTaacatattattttctgaCGTACGGCTAATCATCTTCGTTTTTCGCGGTGACCCATTCAGATAGTTTGATTCTTCGTCTTCATTAGTAGCTTTAAGATTAGAGAAAAATAACGAATGCTCGTTATCATCTCCTAAGGCGCCACTAATAACTTCTGTACTTTGGAATTTTCCTCCCTCTTTTATTGCACCTGtagtatcattatttatatttttactttCGATTGTATTTGAAGTTCTCTTCCCTATAGGAGTGTCTTGTAATGTTgcatttttaaattcttctAATAGACGGTTTCTACCAGGTGATTTGTTtgatttaaagaatttcGTAATTCTATCGAGATCGGGAGTCCTTCTATTGTACCGCAGCCTAGTAGTTGTTTCGTCAATATCGTTAGGCACTGGTGAACGATCATGAAACCTATTTTGAGATGATTCCACTATTTTATCTCTGGAACTAGGTAGCGACATTCGTATATCATTACTTGTTGTATCATCTTTCATATCGGAATGAGAGAATATTGGTGCAGAGTTCCTTTCAGGAAGGAggatatcattatttgtaGTGTGAAAGGATGAGGTTTTCTCTGCAGTTGGTGTTCGCTGAAATTCTACTGTATCattcatttgaatttatctGATAATAAGCCATGCATGAGTTCTTActttgaaatcaaaaagtagaaatataataaataatctttttaGTAAGCCCCATGGACCATTTTCCTGTTTTCTCTGGCCAGAAATTTGTATATCTCTGTCGATTTGAAGTTTGTTTATCGAGATCCGATGAGATATGTTcttattcaatttcttcatccaCGTAGTCCATTTTTTTACGAAACATTTAGCGCTACTTTGAACTTTTGTGGACGTACGACAGGGTCGTTGTCAAAGCATGATAAACATTTGATAAGGCATCCAGGCAACACTTTAGCATAGTAGAAATGTTATGTATAAAACTGTTATACCCGATTTAAAATGACCTGAAGTATAaattttaattcaattaactGTTACGAAGATACGTATTAACTATATGCTTTGATTTTTGATTTATGTATAGATAATTCCAATAAGAAGAATACTATGGACTAGTAGGTGATAGAGTACTTTTTGTGGAGCTGACAAGCTTGTTTTGTAACTTATCAATCTTTCTTTGGTATGCttcaattattatatttttctcttctaGTTCAAAAATAAGTTCATCATTTTGGATAGTCCCATCGAACAAAGTAGTTTGTGATCTGGAACGTGACCTTGGGCTATAATCACTTTGTATTTTCCCTTTCAAGTGCAAAATCTCATTTTCTGATAGTTTTTTAGTCCTGTAATTTTCATACAGTAGATCATTggtaatatctttaaattcttgTAGATGTGACCCTAATATAATACTCTTTAAGAATATAAAATCTGACGTGGTTTTATCCTCGATAATTAATTTACTCCAACCGTGATCTCTAACATGATAAAGTTTCCCATCATCTTGACCTACATGTCTTTCTTCACTACAAACTAAATTAAAGGGTAGTAGGtctttaattttatctTCGGCATATTCacttttcttcttattttcttttccttgaagaaataataatatgtcATCCAgtttatcatctttaaaatcgaatatttcaatatgattttcttgaatatctttcataattaaatttttgtttaattctaattctttaacTGTTAAAAGATCAGATTTAGCAATAACAGGGATAATATTAACAATATCgtgtatatttttcatcattttaATGTCAAATTCTTTCAACCCTTTAGAAGTTggtttaataaaataaatacaaaCATGAACCCTTTCATCAATCTTctctaatttattaaaatttcttttaatttgaatttcctCTTTAAGATAGttatcaaattttgaaatcaagAACTTTCTAATATCCTCGAAACCCAACAAATTATTAATCTTATCACCAAATCCTTGAAAAAGATTAATTTTCAAACTAATGATTGGAACGCCACCATTATCGTTttgttcatcttctttaatttgtATAGTCTTAGTAATCAATTTCATAGGagattcattatcaatctcataaataaaatcatctttataAGTGGAAGCATCATATTtggtagtagtagtattgTTAGTCTCATTCAAATCAACATGTTGTAGacataaattatttaaaaaagtTGATTTCCCAATACCAGTCTCACCTAATAATAAGAcatttaaatgaattgcCTTTTTCGCATTTCTTCTACGACGTATCTCATCTGTGTTGATTGAGTATTGgttttccatttttattCTCTTTCGTAGTTGgtttatattctttttagtTTCTTGATTAGAGACAGTTTTGAGGGACCTTAGACCTCTTCTCGTTCTTCCCTTGGGGtataaaataatgttaGTTCTTAAATCATATTTGTAGATTTGTGTTTTGTGTCGCCATTAGTTTTCGAAAGAAGGTGCGTTTTAAAAGTGAAGCGTCACAGTCGCGCGGGGCATCGAAACCAGTATTTTCAAGTACTAGGCTAAAACTTACTCATGTCCCGTTAATACGTTCAATTTGTTCTGAGTGTTCATTTGTTTTTGTATCACATATAAGTATCTATAGATATATTCTACATGAATACACGTTTCTATGTATAGGTTGTATTACATTATTTCAGTAGCAGATGTTAAACCTTGCGATATGTTTTTTTTCCActtgaaataatattatgatCAGTGGTTGCGTCTAATTTACTCCTGAAAATACCATTTGCATTTCTATCATGACTTTGTTGGGACGTACGATCAgtattatcttcttctgattCTTTGATGTTGGACATTGGCTGTATATTTTTAgtattatctttaaaagTCATAGATGATGATCTAGACAGTGACGATGCTGGTATATGTgaggatgaagatgatgatgctagatttccattttccttttccaaAAGACTcttatattttgtaaaatttctttgaaatgaAGTGTTCCTAATTCTtggtttatttttatttattaataatttcttttcatcttccttttgtacttcatttaaatatgtCCTTGATATTTCTCTTATGGATACTGTTCGATGGTTATTGTGGTTAACATGATTATGGCGATATAGATGGGTATTATGAGTTAAAGAACCGTACGATTTCGGCGTtatgtttgtttgtttttcgGTAGTGtcttttaattgtttcatcTCTTGTTccatattcaaaaaattttcaaataatgcagctttatctttaactttttttgaatttcttaaGTGATTGATTGGATCTTCTTTggttttattattattagtttcCTTTGAGTTCTGTTCAATGTATTTTTTATTGGTAACAATTGGTTCTGCTTCTATAGTTTTATCGATCTGTAATTTTAGTACCACCTCATTTGAATCTTTCTCTAAAGTGTCATTCGGTGTATTGACAAcgttactattattattatttttgcCATTATTGTCTTTATTGTTTTGCTTCATCGTAGAAGTATCATCACATTCCTCATTTGTTATATTccattcttcatcatctgaGAATAAAGTGGAAGTAGTAGAGGATCttgaatgatttgaatgagATGAAGTATTTATAATTGGTGTAGGTGAATTTTCTTCCGTTTCATCATACAATAAGACTGAGTGTAGATAATCACTTTTATTTTGAGGGTGCTTTTGATTCACATCTGGTTTAGTTTGTTCTTTTGTAGATATTTCTTCATGATTGATGAAATTCCTTATACCgttcaaaattttgaaatatttcaaagtatCTTTGGCAAagctattattattattattattactattcGATTCTTCCTGAATcccattatcattattgtcTTCCAGAAGTTTCGTATGGCTAGTGTCTTCGTTGTTTTCACCTAGTTGGAAAtgtttttgaatataatgCATTGTTTTAATTATTGAGATTTCATTCTCATTTTCACAGTTTATCAAAGAAGACAAAGAACCATTGGATTTGTAATCATCTAAGATATGGAATGTGTCAAATATTAACTTCTTAGTCCAAAGTTTAGCTAAATTATTACTCGTGTTCGTATTTGTGTTCTTACTGCTATTGGTATTATGATAGTAATTCTTATAGACTACACTTTCGTTAGCCAATATTCGTAATAAATTACAAGTCTTGGCAAGATTTTGGAGATCACTCATTTGTAATTGTAGTAgtattttaaatataacATTTAAAGGAAGTTCTGTCAATGAACGTTGTTTAGTTGTATCCATCTTAGTGTTGCCTATATTCATAATTTCTTTGAGATAGTACTGATAATTTTCAGGAGATTGGCTCTTTTGATGGCTTTTTATTAGATGTatatcaattgaatatatattctctaACTACTCTTAAGTGATCTTTCCCTTCTCAATGGTACTCGGTCCGTTTGAATGTTTCAAGATCCAGGTCTCTGTATCCTTGTTAGCCTTAGTACCTAAGTTTACGTATAACCTAATCTTAATATGTTGTGATGGGATCTATAAGCTAAGCTCTTGTTATTCTAAATATCCCATAGTATATCCCCCGTTCCCGTCTTTTCCCGATGCTATCCCGACGGTCCCCGGGCAATAGCGACAGAACAGTCAAACGGCAGTCGGGGGGCCCATCCATCCATCCATCCATTCATCGTCTAGTTAGTTAGCTCtccaaaaagaagaagaagaagaaagatcGTCAACCATGGGAATTTAGCATTTACTTTCTCAGGGAAATCGCAGCTGTAAGGAGTAGTACTTGtcttaaaaaaaaagttgaGCAATGTGCGAGGCCTTTCTATCATTACACATACCTCAAGGTTTTCTAGAGAGGAAAAAATAGAGATAGAGAAGATAGAGAAATGAAACATTGAACTTAattgtatatatttcatcTATATTTACATGAGTTCGTGAAATAGAAAAGTAAATAGGGACTTCATCGTACACCTCTTCGTTGTTCTCCTACAACTGAGATACTAAAAAACTTGTTGGGACCGTTCGTTGACTCCAGCAAACCTCATAAGTAATTTTTTACAACAAGCTCTTTTCAACGCATTATTAGCAACCTTTCCTTGACTGGTAGTATCTTTCTTGTTTAGGATCACAGTTTGCCAAGGTTTGTGTCTCCAGCGTTACCTACCTACTTCTTTGAAACTAAGCAGAAAACAGAGACGTAGATAAATCATTTCTGGATAATATAAAGGATAGCATTACACACCGATCACATATTTCTCAGTATTACTTAACCAACcaataaaaatgattatGGCCTTCAGATTAGTTTTCTATAAAGTAGTTTACATATAGTTTGATCTCTATCTTAATTTCCTTTCACTTGGATACAAGACATGTGTCACATATTCCCTCCCCTTCAAATTGCGCGTGTGAGTGGGCGTGAAACAGTTTGGGAAGTTATAATGACActtttattcaaataaactTAAAGAATGAATTGATTTACTTCCAAATTATGAAGGACTGAACTGTTTTAATCACAGATCCCTGCCTTGCCTTACTCTCATTCCTAC from Naumovozyma dairenensis CBS 421 chromosome 3, complete genome includes these protein-coding regions:
- the MFB1 gene encoding Mfb1p (similar to Saccharomyces cerevisiae MFB1 (YDR219C); ancestral locus Anc_8.430) — translated: MNIGNTKMDTTKQRSLTELPLNVIFKILLQLQMSDLQNLAKTCNLLRILANESVVYKNYYHNTNSSKNTNTNTSNNLAKLWTKKLIFDTFHILDDYKSNGSLSSLINCENENEISIIKTMHYIQKHFQLGENNEDTSHTKLLEDNNDNGIQEESNSNNNNNNSFAKDTLKYFKILNGIRNFINHEEISTKEQTKPDVNQKHPQNKSDYLHSVLLYDETEENSPTPIINTSSHSNHSRSSTTSTLFSDDEEWNITNEECDDTSTMKQNNKDNNGKNNNNSNVVNTPNDTLEKDSNEVVLKLQIDKTIEAEPIVTNKKYIEQNSKETNNNKTKEDPINHLRNSKKVKDKAALFENFLNMEQEMKQLKDTTEKQTNITPKSYGSLTHNTHLYRHNHVNHNNHRTVSIREISRTYLNEVQKEDEKKLLINKNKPRIRNTSFQRNFTKYKSLLEKENGNLASSSSSSHIPASSLSRSSSMTFKDNTKNIQPMSNIKESEEDNTDRTSQQSHDRNANGIFRSKLDATTDHNIISSGKKTYRKV
- the RAD9 gene encoding chromatin-binding protein RAD9 (similar to Saccharomyces cerevisiae RAD9 (YDR217C); ancestral locus Anc_8.426), with the translated sequence MNDTVEFQRTPTAEKTSSFHTTNNDILLPERNSAPIFSHSDMKDDTTSNDIRMSLPSSRDKIVESSQNRFHDRSPVPNDIDETTTRLRYNRRTPDLDRITKFFKSNKSPGRNRLLEEFKNATLQDTPIGKRTSNTIESKNINNDTTGAIKEGGKFQSTEVISGALGDDNEHSLFFSNLKATNEDEESNYLNGSPRKTKMISRTSENNMLPPNLNFQLEDTPPSQRKSISLLSSNRIPSLKHLDNIENNELLKAQINLLQKENENLISINGMENEAKTYNEDIQTEKKNIVESVNNSPVNHADTLTIAEDLIHPTSESNSKPMIVFSNPGEVVDIENDCSLQVVKEKEEEGENEGDDEEIRHDFSTSKIQDDPNTSDYSRINDTTDASLSNKWVFRPEEQSEFNSNKSTQIIRNGQSKALNNFDSTQTVLPTENIQPLHEEVETQLIYSPTLQNNPIRDSIISTLPIIENTNSSSTQEIISKPSSTATNTTLPETQPPMGDNNRLEPTIEVAETSSPSMNDIYTATFEQTDPEMQQQHQVSQASNNEQESQNLQTEASRRFFLQVSSKPYSYKDSNGNLNYTDQDIQDNLALSEAEVTQELPELEEESVSQAQNNADQDNEPVETNEVLKSLRNDSQDIVYSRRKMKRKQFETVEISKGEEHRSSMPSPKKRLIRGTDFMREEEKESVTNKDDTKDQEQEVVTQDNNTKDSDENERTYNFPTELRNEDTQYLSRNDIQFENAIWSQYTLNYQFYPGILLPKEISKDRCWVLFYTGKEESKREDVYYLDIRIGDTVNWNGNKYVVTGLNCESHDPNIIRCVRGYDTVYMRKKTVSGGLGKRTFIKPLSVITIDLDEWAKRPKIILEDGISTKGKAHKDLEHPIRGRKSIFINSPRKTTRRATNEESDIEAIIKEPTITPIKKPTGTSLDVELPLIPVSLKSKNSGTKIFDKCLFVLSNIYDNKAELCHLIESNGGKVIELGFASLFDNPTVASTMPLGEDENIILRESQMHLEWNPNSPFKDYKFACLLAKRHLRSLKYLETLALGWPILHWKFIHKCLKNNKLLLNSIYEFLLPAGESFRLGLDRIMKTGIIKSYNIHSFYSKLLEGSTLQNQVSHLKNKMSGYIVLFYGYSQLDDFLKFLFECLGINKFYESDMDVMSEDYSKPLLIILEKLFDVCMLENYKILVYMSDDTGKISSSLLDEARKDISEKFGGSPVTFHVEGKEWLIQTIVNESTGFEDEDY
- the SPR28 gene encoding septin SPR28 (similar to Saccharomyces cerevisiae SPR28 (YDR218C); ancestral locus Anc_8.428) is translated as MENQYSINTDEIRRRRNAKKAIHLNVLLLGETGIGKSTFLNNLCLQHVDLNETNNTTTTKYDASTYKDDFIYEIDNESPMKLITKTIQIKEDEQNDNGGVPIISLKINLFQGFGDKINNLLGFEDIRKFLISKFDNYLKEEIQIKRNFNKLEKIDERVHVCIYFIKPTSKGLKEFDIKMMKNIHDIVNIIPVIAKSDLLTVKELELNKNLIMKDIQENHIEIFDFKDDKLDDILLFLQGKENKKKSEYAEDKIKDLLPFNLVCSEERHVGQDDGKLYHVRDHGWSKLIIEDKTTSDFIFLKSIILGSHLQEFKDITNDLLYENYRTKKLSENEILHLKGKIQSDYSPRSRSRSQTTLFDGTIQNDELIFELEEKNIIIEAYQRKIDKLQNKLVSSTKSTLSPTSP